GGCAATGGAATAATTTGTTTTGCGTATCAAAAAATTTTAAATAAGGAGCAGGTATAATGGATTACGGCATTCGTTTTAAGAGAGTGAAAGCGGGTATTTCTGCGGCAATAATGATCTGCGCGCTTTTCATGGCCGCGTCATGCAGCGACAGCGCGTCTAAGGAAGAGACTGCGGTGGATCTGGGCGCAGTTATGGATAGTATAGGAGAGTTTGTTTCCGATCAGGATATGCTGGACCTTTCAGACGAGGAGATGTTATCGTTCTACGGCATAGAGAAAGGCGAGTATGCTCAGTTTGCCGCGAAGATCAATGTGTCGGGCGTATCGGCAGACGAGATAGTTTTCATTGAGGCCGCAGATGCAAATGCGGCGCAGTCAATAAAGGATAAGCTTGAAAACAGGTATCAGGCCAAGCTTAACGAAACAAAAAACTATTTTCCGGATGAGTACAATAAAATACAGGCTTCAAGCGTAGAGCAGAACGGCAATTACATTTCAATGGTGATCTCGGCCGACGCCGATGCGATAAACGCCGTTTATAGATCCGCGTTTCAATAAGAGCCTATTTTTAACGCCGTAATTTGTATTGACAAAGAATAAAATTGTGCTATTATATCTGTATAAACATCCTAAAAAAGCATATAAATGAGGGGAGCTTGCGAAAAGCGGCTGAGATGTGGCGTCGCGCCTATACCCATTACCTGATTTGGATAATGCCAACGTAGGGAAATAAAAGACCAAAACAAAGCGTTTCGGGCGGACGACCTTATCCGGGTCATCCGCCTTTTCTTTTAAAAATGCGAAAGGAGAAAATATGGAAGCAAAAAAAATACGCGAATGTGCCGAGCGTTATCTTGAAGCTCAGGTAAAGCTTTTGGAGGAATACGCAAAGGTGGACAGCGAGTCGGGATATATCGAGGGCAACAGAAAGACCGTTGATATGACGCGCGCGATGCTTTCGTCTATACCCGGTATCGAGATGAAAGAAGTATTCTGCGAGGGCGTGGGCACACACCTTGTCGCCAGGGTAAATGCAGGCTCAAAGAACGGGAAAATAGTCCTAAACGCTCACCTTGACACAGTGTTCCCCGTAGGCTTTGCCGAAAAATATCCGCCGTTTCGAGATGATGAGGGATGGCTTCACGGGCTTGGTACAGGCGACTGCAAGGCCGGCGTGGTCATATCGGCCTATGCCGTAAGGATAGCGTCGGAGCTTGGACTTTTGCCGGATAAGGAAATAGTGCTCATATACAGCTGTGATGAAGAGATCGGCTCGCCCACAGGATGCAAGGTTTTTGAAGCTGAGGCGGCCGGAGCCGAGTGCGCATACGTTTTCGAGTACGCCGTAAAGACGGACAAAGGCTACGGCGTGGTGTCGCAGCGCGACGGCGTGATCTTGGGAGCGCTGGATGTAAAGGGCGTTGAGGCTCATGCCGGAGGCGCATATATGGACGGTCACAGCGCCATAAAGGAGCTCGCCCACAAGATCCTTAAATATTACAGCTTCAACGATTACGAGCGCGAGATATATTATAATGTAGCGCCCATATCGGGCGGCAGGCCCAACGGCATAGTCGCGGGAGACGCGCATATGGAGTTCTGCGTTGCGGGCCTTCCGACAAACGAGTCGTTCAAAGAGGCGGAGGCTAATATAGAGTCGCTGGCCGCATCAAACGAAGATCCTTTCTGCACAACAACGGTGGAGCATCATATACTTTTTCCCGCGCTTGAGAAAAACGACGCGGGCAGCGCAGCCGTTAGTATAGTGAAAAAGGCCGGTGAAACGATGGGCCTTGAGATAACGGAGATCGCAGATCCTACCGCGACCGACGCATGCTGGTTTTATTATTACGGCGTGCCCGCACTTGATGCATTCGGCGCCGTGCAGCAGGGCATGCACACGCCGCAGGAAAAGGTATATATTCCGAGCATTTCCGAGATGACGGCGCTGTTTTGCGCGGTACTCGGCACTATGAAGGAGTAACGTGAAAGGGAGGATAATAATGAAGAAAAGGATACTTGCTCTGATACTTGCGCTTATCACGGTATTTATGTTCACGGCGTGCAGCAATTCCGGCGGCAAACAGGACGCAGACGAGCTTGAGGATTTTGATATAGTGCTCGACTGGTATCCAAACGCGGTGCATTCGTTCATTTATGTGGCTATAGAAAAGGGATATTACGCAGAAGAAGGGCTTCGCGTTAATGTACAGCTTCCCGCAAATACAAACGACGCTATAACGATGACTGCGGCGGGCAAGGCCGACGCAGGCCTTTATTATCAGCCGAACATACTTCAAACGGCCGTAAATCAGCATATACCGATAAAGATACTCGGCACGGTCGTTGCACATCCCTTGAACGTAGTTATTTCCATGAGGGAAAGCGGCATAAACGGCGCGGGCGATCTGCGCGGCAAGACAGTAGGCTATCCCGGCACGACGGACAATGAGTACTATATTGCTGCCATGGCGAAGCACAACGGTTTTTCTGCGGACGAGATAAATCTTATAGACGTCGGTTTTGACGTAAATGCTTCGCTTATCACAGGTAATGTGGACGCTATAATCGGCGCGTATATAAATCACGAGTACCCCGAGCTTTTAAACGAGGGCGTGGACGTAGTTTATTTTGATATAAAGGACGAGGGCGTGCCCGATTATGAGGAGCTTGTGCTTATAACGGGCGAATCGCAGGTGAAAAATGAGAGCGACAAGCTTGAAAGATTCATGCGCGCATCGAAGCGCGGATTTGAGGATATGAAAAACGACCCCGAAGAGGCGCTTTCCATATTGCTTGCAAATCAGGACAAGGCCAATTATCCGCTGAACGCCGAAGTTGAAAAAATGAGCATGGAGATACTTCTGCCGCTTATGTCGTCAGACGAGCACGGCTTTTTGGATATAAATGAGGAAAGCTGGAAGGCGCTGGCCGAGTGGGAAAAGGAAATAGGCATAATAAGCGAAGACGTGGATATGGATTCGCTTGTTGCGAAAATAGGCGGATAACGACAAAAGGGCGAAAAGGGCGCGAAAGCGCCCTTTTCATAGTTTATTCTCTTGGCACCAGTCGCGGGCGCGTGATGCGGCGTCCTCTGACGGTATGGCGGCGTTCGTTTGTTCGTCGCGCCTGCTTTCTTCCGAAAGGGCGAGAGTCTTATGCTCTCCGAGGGCTGCTTTTTCCTTTTTAAGGCGTTTTTTTGCCATGGATATTCTCCTTTGTAAAAAACTTTGACTGTAGACCCGGTCAAATGTGTGAAAAACATATCAAAAATGCCCCGATA
The DNA window shown above is from Clostridia bacterium and carries:
- a CDS encoding DUF4358 domain-containing protein, with protein sequence MDYGIRFKRVKAGISAAIMICALFMAASCSDSASKEETAVDLGAVMDSIGEFVSDQDMLDLSDEEMLSFYGIEKGEYAQFAAKINVSGVSADEIVFIEAADANAAQSIKDKLENRYQAKLNETKNYFPDEYNKIQASSVEQNGNYISMVISADADAINAVYRSAFQ
- a CDS encoding M20/M25/M40 family metallo-hydrolase; translation: MEAKKIRECAERYLEAQVKLLEEYAKVDSESGYIEGNRKTVDMTRAMLSSIPGIEMKEVFCEGVGTHLVARVNAGSKNGKIVLNAHLDTVFPVGFAEKYPPFRDDEGWLHGLGTGDCKAGVVISAYAVRIASELGLLPDKEIVLIYSCDEEIGSPTGCKVFEAEAAGAECAYVFEYAVKTDKGYGVVSQRDGVILGALDVKGVEAHAGGAYMDGHSAIKELAHKILKYYSFNDYEREIYYNVAPISGGRPNGIVAGDAHMEFCVAGLPTNESFKEAEANIESLAASNEDPFCTTTVEHHILFPALEKNDAGSAAVSIVKKAGETMGLEITEIADPTATDACWFYYYGVPALDAFGAVQQGMHTPQEKVYIPSISEMTALFCAVLGTMKE
- a CDS encoding ABC transporter substrate-binding protein; translation: MKKRILALILALITVFMFTACSNSGGKQDADELEDFDIVLDWYPNAVHSFIYVAIEKGYYAEEGLRVNVQLPANTNDAITMTAAGKADAGLYYQPNILQTAVNQHIPIKILGTVVAHPLNVVISMRESGINGAGDLRGKTVGYPGTTDNEYYIAAMAKHNGFSADEINLIDVGFDVNASLITGNVDAIIGAYINHEYPELLNEGVDVVYFDIKDEGVPDYEELVLITGESQVKNESDKLERFMRASKRGFEDMKNDPEEALSILLANQDKANYPLNAEVEKMSMEILLPLMSSDEHGFLDINEESWKALAEWEKEIGIISEDVDMDSLVAKIGG
- a CDS encoding DUF3787 domain-containing protein; this encodes MAKKRLKKEKAALGEHKTLALSEESRRDEQTNAAIPSEDAASRARDWCQENKL